GACCGCGGTCTGGATGACCAGCGCGACGGCGAACACCGCGGCGGTGCGCTCCAGATGGAGGTCGGTGACCCCGTCGGACAGGTCCTCGACGAGCCCGCCCAGCAGGTAGGGCCCGGCGATCGAGGAGACCACGGCGACCGTGTTGAGCAGGGTGACCACGATGAACGGCCGCCGGTGGCGCCGCATCAGCTCCCCGACGTAACTCCGTACGGTCGCGGGGGTGCCGACCGGCAGGGTGGTGGCCGACTCGGGCGCTGCCGGGTCGTAGGCCGGTGGTGCGACGCCGGTCATGCCCTCTCCTCGATTTCCTCGTGGGTGTCGATCGGGTGGATCGCTTCGTCCTCGCCCGGCCGGGCCCGGACCTCGTCGTCGGTCTCGCGGGTGACGACCGCCCGGTAGCGCGGTTCACCCGACAGCAGTTCGCGGTGGGTGCCGACCGCCACCACCGTGCCCCGGTGGACCAGCGCCACCCGGTCCGCCAGGTCGAGCAGCAGCGGCGACGAGGCGAAGGCCACCGTCGTACGGTCCTTGCGCAGCGCCTTGATGCCCGCGGCGACCCGGGCCTCCGTGTGCGAGTCGACCGCGGAGGTCGGCTCGTCGAGCACCAGCGCCTCCGGGTCCGTCACCAGCGACCGGGCCAGGGCGAGCCGTTGGCGCTGGCCACCGGAGAGCGAGCGGCCGCGTTCGGTGATCCGGGTTTTCATCGGATCGCCGCCGGAGTCGACCGACGCGTGCGCCAGGGCGCTCAGCACGTCGTCGCACTGCGCGGCCGACAGTGCCTCGTCCGCACGCACCCGGCCGGACGACGGCACGTCCAGCAGCTCGCGCAGGGTGCCCGAGAGCAGTACCGGGTCCTTGTCCTGGACCAGAACAGCCGTCCGGGCCGCGTCCAGTTCCAGTTCGTCCAGGGGGACACCGCCCAGCAGTACGGACGGCACCTCGTCGTCGGCCGTCGCGTCCTCGACGGTGCCGTCCCTCGCCACCCCGGGCTGGGCGTGGCCGCCGAGCCGGTCCGCGAGCCGTCCCGCCTCGTCCGGATCGCCGCAGACCACCGCGGTGAACAGACCCTCGGGCGCCAACAGCCCGGTGACCGGGTCGTACAGGTCCCCGGCCGGTGCGGTGTCGAGCGTCGAGGGCCGGGCGACCCGGCTCAGCGACAGCACCCGTACCGCGCGCTGGGCGGACGGCCGGGAGAAGGAGTACGCCATGGCGATCTCCTCGAAGTGGCGCAGCGGGAAGAGCAGCAGCGTCGCCGCGCTGTACACGGTCACCAGCTGACCGACCTCGATCTTCCCGTCGCGGGCCAGCGCGGCCCCGTAGGTGACCAGTGAGATCAGCAGGACGCCCGGCAGCAGGACCTGGATCGCGGAGATCAGGGACCACATCCGCGCGCTGCGCACGGCGGCCTTGCGGACCTCCTGCGAGGCCCGCCGGTAGCGGCCGAGGAACAGTTCCTCGCCGCCGATGCCGCGCAGCACCCGCAGTCCGGCCACGGTGTCCGAGGCCAGTTCGGTGGCCTTTCCTGCCTTCTCGCGCTGGGCGTCGGCTCGGCGGGTGGCGCGGGGGAGGAGCGGCAGGACGCCCAGGGCGAGCACCGGCATCGCGAGCGCCACGAGCACGCCGAGCGAGGGCAGATACAGGACGAGACCGACGCAGATGATGACCAGGGCGGCAGCGGCGGCCACGAAGCGGGAGAGCGCTTCGACGAACCAGCCGATCTTCTCCACATCACCTGTCGAGACCGCCACGACCTCGCCCGCGGCGACCCGGCGGGTCAGCGCCGAGCCGAGCTCCGCGGTCTTGCGGGCCAGCAGCTGCTGGATCCGGGCGGCCGCGGTGATCCAGTTGGTGATGGCGGTCCGGTGCAGCATGGTGTCGCCCACCGCGATCAGCACGCCGAGCACCGCGATCAGCCCGCCGGCCAGCGCGAGCCGCCCGCCCGACCGGTCGACGACCGCCTGGACGGCGAAACCGACGCCGAGCGGCAGCCCGGCGATGGAGCACTGGTGCAGCAGGCCCCAGGACATGGACTTGAGCTGTCCGCGGATCTGGTTGCGGCCGAGCCAGATCAGAAAGCGAGGACCCGACCGGACATCGGGATCGCCGGGATCCGGGTACGGAAGATCGCGAATTTGCATGACGTCCCAAAGATCGGAAGGAACTTGAGGTCCGCGAGGACCTCCAGAAACACGTGGGCACAAGCGTGTGGGGGGACCAAACCGTCCAATCCTCGCGTCCCGCCGGGGGCGCGGCAAACCCTTTTACGCGCGCGGACCGCGCGCACCGACGCGGCGCGGGAGTAAAGATTCGGCACGCATTCGCCGCGGTGCGCACGGGTGGGGCGGGGCCGGCCGCCGGCGGGTGCGACCATGGACGGATGTATATAGCCGGTTCGGTACGAGTGGCGGTCTCGGCGGCCGCCTGCGCAGTCCTGCTCATGGCCCTGACGTCATGCGGCGCGGACCAGGACGCGAAGGAGACGGACGCGCGGTCCTCCGACGCCCCCAAGTCGAAGGACAAGGCGCCGGTCACCGACCTGAAGCGCATTCCGGACGTGGGCGACCGGCTGCAGTCGCAGATCCCGGACAACTCCCGTCAGGTCGTCACCGTCTACGGCGACGGCAAGAACTCCGCGGACTCCACGGTCGTGCTCTACACCAAGTCCGGCTCCACCTGGGACAAGGCCGCCGGCTGGAAGGCCCACAACGGGAAGAAGGGCTGGGCCGACAACCACCACGAGGACGACAAGCGCAG
This window of the Streptomyces sp. 840.1 genome carries:
- a CDS encoding ABC transporter ATP-binding protein, which codes for MQIRDLPYPDPGDPDVRSGPRFLIWLGRNQIRGQLKSMSWGLLHQCSIAGLPLGVGFAVQAVVDRSGGRLALAGGLIAVLGVLIAVGDTMLHRTAITNWITAAARIQQLLARKTAELGSALTRRVAAGEVVAVSTGDVEKIGWFVEALSRFVAAAAALVIICVGLVLYLPSLGVLVALAMPVLALGVLPLLPRATRRADAQREKAGKATELASDTVAGLRVLRGIGGEELFLGRYRRASQEVRKAAVRSARMWSLISAIQVLLPGVLLISLVTYGAALARDGKIEVGQLVTVYSAATLLLFPLRHFEEIAMAYSFSRPSAQRAVRVLSLSRVARPSTLDTAPAGDLYDPVTGLLAPEGLFTAVVCGDPDEAGRLADRLGGHAQPGVARDGTVEDATADDEVPSVLLGGVPLDELELDAARTAVLVQDKDPVLLSGTLRELLDVPSSGRVRADEALSAAQCDDVLSALAHASVDSGGDPMKTRITERGRSLSGGQRQRLALARSLVTDPEALVLDEPTSAVDSHTEARVAAGIKALRKDRTTVAFASSPLLLDLADRVALVHRGTVVAVGTHRELLSGEPRYRAVVTRETDDEVRARPGEDEAIHPIDTHEEIEERA